In one window of Posidoniimonas corsicana DNA:
- a CDS encoding DUF2254 domain-containing protein, which produces MNAYLLNLWDKARNSYWFVPGAIALCALTLAIVLPLVDRAIGPDEDRLPDWIRTTTETARATLSAMGGAMITVTGTVFSITIVTLSLTSQQFGPRLLRRFMHDLTTQVTLGVFLSTGFYCLLLLRVVESREDGLVAPHLSVLAGVVFTVLSMMMLIVYIHHVAVLIQAPNVVASVAADLDDAIDRMFPERLGEADDKQPRREPAQPPDSQGLVLRSSKEGYMQALAADSLMEWARRDDLVVRLRSRPGSFVARDAPVAEVWRRQPTDDTREDLQRRFNELFIVGERRTPRQDVECAVDELVEVAVRALSPGVNDPFTAVNCVDRLGASLARFAQRRIPPAERHDDDGVLRVIARPIALDNMLEAAFNQIRQYGRDSVAVTIRVLEALATIADRVATPADRDAVRAHAEMVVRGAETLPEEFDKHGIRDRYEQVLATLGNASQR; this is translated from the coding sequence ATGAACGCCTACCTCCTGAACCTCTGGGATAAGGCCCGCAATAGCTACTGGTTCGTCCCCGGCGCGATTGCGCTGTGCGCGCTGACGCTGGCCATCGTGCTGCCGCTGGTCGACAGGGCGATCGGGCCCGACGAGGACCGCCTGCCCGACTGGATCCGCACCACCACCGAGACCGCTCGGGCGACCCTCTCGGCGATGGGGGGCGCCATGATCACGGTGACCGGCACCGTGTTCTCCATCACCATCGTGACGCTGTCGCTCACTTCGCAGCAGTTTGGGCCCCGGCTGCTGCGGCGGTTCATGCACGACCTCACCACCCAGGTCACGCTCGGCGTGTTCCTCTCTACCGGGTTCTACTGCCTGCTGCTGCTCAGAGTCGTGGAGAGCCGCGAGGACGGGCTGGTCGCGCCGCACCTGTCCGTGCTGGCCGGCGTGGTGTTCACGGTGCTCAGCATGATGATGCTGATCGTGTACATCCACCACGTTGCGGTCCTGATCCAGGCGCCCAATGTGGTGGCCTCCGTCGCGGCCGACCTGGACGACGCCATCGACCGGATGTTCCCCGAGCGGCTCGGCGAGGCCGACGACAAGCAACCGCGGCGCGAGCCCGCGCAGCCCCCCGACAGCCAGGGCCTGGTGCTCCGCTCCAGCAAGGAAGGCTACATGCAGGCGCTCGCCGCCGACAGCCTGATGGAGTGGGCCCGGCGCGACGACCTGGTGGTCCGCCTGCGCTCGCGCCCCGGCAGTTTTGTCGCCCGCGACGCGCCGGTCGCCGAGGTGTGGCGCCGCCAGCCGACCGACGACACGCGGGAGGACCTGCAGCGTCGGTTCAACGAGCTGTTTATCGTCGGGGAGCGGCGCACCCCGCGGCAGGACGTTGAGTGCGCTGTGGACGAGCTTGTGGAGGTCGCCGTGCGGGCGCTCTCACCCGGCGTGAACGACCCGTTTACCGCCGTGAACTGCGTGGACCGGCTGGGCGCGTCGCTGGCGCGGTTCGCCCAGCGGCGGATCCCGCCCGCCGAGCGGCACGACGACGACGGCGTGCTCCGGGTGATCGCCCGCCCGATCGCGCTGGACAACATGCTCGAGGCGGCCTTCAACCAGATCCGGCAGTACGGGCGCGACAGCGTGGCGGTGACGATCCGCGTGCTCGAGGCCCTTGCTACGATCGCGGACCGCGTCGCCACGCCCGCGGACCGCGACGCCGTGCGCGCCCACGCCGAGATGGTGGTCCGCGGCGCCGAGACCCTGCCCGAGGAGTTCGACAAGCACGGCATCCGCGATCGGTACGAGCAGGTGCTGGCGACGCTGGGCAACGCGTCACAGCGTTGA
- a CDS encoding ABC transporter ATP-binding protein encodes MGELASRDQSVKKRRKPKDKAQRRKYLGMYLRWLSPYRNTVVALGSLALVIAVLDMAQPLFMRHIIDEVLLNESMTTGQRLSHLHVVGAVFLGVIVLSRFLEATRNFQQRLLNVKVLLSLRRALFNRMLGLPLAELNDMKTGGIISRLSGDIDRTTGLLQLAIISPSVSLVRLLVALGILLSINWKLALAAMVVLPPALLLSLTIAQRVRPIYRSMREENAAIDARVSETFGGIRVVRSFQREVNEEATYLGGRNTIARKQLFAHWREILLWSSWGFLLASVNVVIIWMGGAMQIFGKATVGDIMAFQWYTLMLLEPVWAIVNSFSELQRSLAGMERVFEVIESPIDKPDRPDAVAAPTEVQELRFDHVGFEYTAGEPVISDFDLTVPGGSVVALVGRSGAGKTTVTDLVARFYDPTSGAITLNGRDLRDLKLASYRNLLGVVQQEVFLFDGTIRSNIAYGRPKATEEEVVEAARRANAHQFISEMPAGYDTVIGERGVRLSGGQAQRLSIARALLADPKILILDEATSNLDTESEQLIQQSLDDLMHGRTTFVIAHRLSTVASADVILVMEQGRIIERGTHDDLLAARGAYFDMVTRQRDAMHSDLLSTL; translated from the coding sequence GTGGGCGAGCTCGCCTCGCGCGATCAATCGGTCAAGAAACGCCGCAAACCCAAGGACAAAGCCCAACGCCGCAAGTACCTCGGCATGTACCTGCGGTGGCTCAGCCCGTACCGCAACACCGTGGTTGCGCTGGGATCGCTGGCGTTGGTGATCGCGGTGCTGGACATGGCCCAGCCGCTGTTCATGCGGCACATCATCGACGAGGTCCTGCTCAACGAGTCGATGACCACCGGCCAGCGGCTGAGCCATCTGCACGTGGTGGGCGCCGTTTTCCTGGGGGTGATTGTCCTGTCCCGGTTCCTGGAGGCTACCCGCAACTTCCAGCAGCGGCTGCTGAACGTGAAGGTGCTGCTGTCGCTGCGCCGGGCGCTGTTCAATCGGATGCTGGGCCTGCCCCTCGCCGAGCTGAACGACATGAAAACCGGCGGCATCATCAGCCGCCTCAGCGGCGACATCGACCGCACCACCGGCCTGCTGCAATTGGCTATCATCTCACCGAGCGTGTCGCTGGTGCGGCTGCTGGTGGCGCTGGGCATTCTGCTGTCGATCAACTGGAAGCTGGCGCTGGCGGCGATGGTGGTGCTGCCCCCCGCGCTGCTGCTGAGCCTGACCATCGCCCAGCGGGTGCGGCCCATCTACCGCTCGATGCGCGAGGAGAACGCCGCGATCGACGCCCGCGTCAGCGAGACCTTCGGCGGCATCCGCGTGGTGCGTTCGTTCCAGCGGGAGGTCAACGAGGAGGCGACCTACCTCGGAGGGCGCAACACCATCGCCCGCAAGCAGCTGTTCGCGCACTGGCGCGAGATCCTGTTGTGGAGCAGCTGGGGATTCCTGCTGGCGTCGGTCAACGTGGTGATCATCTGGATGGGCGGCGCGATGCAGATCTTCGGCAAGGCCACGGTGGGCGACATCATGGCCTTCCAGTGGTACACGCTGATGCTGCTGGAGCCGGTGTGGGCGATCGTCAACTCCTTCTCCGAGCTGCAGCGTTCGCTGGCCGGCATGGAGCGGGTGTTCGAGGTAATCGAGTCGCCGATCGACAAGCCCGACCGGCCCGACGCGGTCGCCGCGCCGACGGAGGTCCAAGAGCTGCGGTTCGACCACGTCGGGTTCGAGTACACCGCCGGCGAGCCGGTGATCAGCGACTTCGACCTGACCGTGCCGGGCGGAAGCGTGGTGGCGCTGGTCGGCCGCAGCGGCGCCGGCAAAACCACCGTCACCGACCTCGTGGCCCGGTTCTACGACCCCACTTCCGGCGCCATCACCCTCAACGGGCGCGACCTCCGCGACCTGAAGCTGGCCAGCTACCGTAACCTGCTGGGCGTGGTGCAGCAGGAGGTGTTCCTCTTCGACGGGACCATCCGCAGCAACATCGCCTACGGGCGCCCTAAAGCGACCGAGGAGGAGGTCGTCGAGGCCGCCCGCCGGGCCAACGCGCACCAGTTCATCAGCGAGATGCCCGCCGGCTACGACACCGTGATCGGCGAGCGCGGCGTGAGGCTGTCGGGCGGGCAGGCCCAGCGGCTGTCGATCGCCCGGGCGCTGCTGGCCGACCCGAAGATCCTGATCCTGGACGAGGCGACCAGCAACCTCGACACCGAGAGCGAGCAACTCATCCAGCAGTCGCTGGACGACCTGATGCACGGCCGCACCACGTTTGTCATCGCCCACCGCCTGTCGACGGTCGCCAGCGCGGATGTGATCCTGGTGATGGAGCAGGGCCGGATCATTGAACGCGGGACCCACGACGATCTGCTCGCCGCCCGCGGCGCCTACTTTGACATGGTCACCCGCCAGCGCGACGCGATGCACAGCGACCTTCTGTCAACGCTGTGA